One part of the Flavobacterium johnsoniae UW101 genome encodes these proteins:
- a CDS encoding alpha-amylase, which produces MKKPIARLCFVMALTGLLYSCSQNETNDVDSKAESQQFKIINVTHHDGKPFSTGKSSSLTGKYVDNPGGGVMMQAFYWDVPAGGTWWDTVKGKVTAWGNAGIGSIWLPPASKAQNGAFSMGYDPTDYFDFGDYNQNGSTETRFGSKAELVSLITAAHNENIKVYADIVINHNSGGQSEANPFTGTNTWTNFTGVASGKFPRNYNDFYKNSYGNNDEGSFGGFPDLCHAAPNVQNWLWLRADGVGKYYKNTMKFDGWRFDYVKGFGAWVVNAWNSNVGGFSVGELWDSNVNVLNDWANNANSSVFDFACYYKMNDAFDGNNLALLNDDMMWKRNPYKAVTFVTNHDTDEIWSKMLAYSYILTHEGYPTIFYRDYEEWLDKNKLNNLIWIHNNKATGTTSILYSDNDEYVARRNGYNGNPGLVVYINNSDSWQERWIQTNWANTQIKDFTGNSSWYPTTQADKWVKIQCPPRGYSIWSINQ; this is translated from the coding sequence ATGAAAAAACCTATTGCAAGATTGTGTTTTGTTATGGCACTTACAGGATTGTTGTACTCTTGTTCGCAAAACGAAACAAACGATGTTGATTCAAAAGCAGAAAGTCAGCAGTTTAAAATCATTAATGTCACGCATCACGACGGAAAGCCTTTCAGTACAGGAAAATCTTCTTCTCTAACTGGAAAATATGTTGATAACCCAGGTGGAGGTGTTATGATGCAGGCCTTTTATTGGGATGTACCCGCTGGAGGAACTTGGTGGGATACTGTAAAAGGAAAAGTAACTGCTTGGGGAAATGCCGGAATTGGTTCTATTTGGCTCCCACCTGCTTCAAAAGCTCAAAATGGAGCATTCTCTATGGGATATGATCCTACTGATTATTTTGATTTTGGAGATTATAATCAAAACGGAAGCACTGAAACACGATTTGGATCAAAAGCTGAATTAGTAAGTTTAATTACAGCTGCCCATAATGAGAATATCAAAGTTTATGCAGATATCGTAATCAATCATAACAGCGGCGGACAATCTGAAGCAAATCCATTTACAGGAACAAATACCTGGACTAATTTTACAGGAGTTGCTTCGGGTAAATTCCCTCGTAACTATAATGATTTTTATAAAAACAGTTACGGAAATAATGACGAAGGTTCTTTTGGAGGGTTTCCTGATTTATGCCACGCTGCACCTAACGTTCAGAACTGGCTGTGGCTGCGTGCTGACGGAGTTGGTAAATATTATAAAAACACAATGAAGTTTGACGGCTGGAGATTCGACTATGTAAAAGGCTTTGGTGCATGGGTTGTAAATGCATGGAATTCGAATGTTGGAGGATTTTCTGTTGGAGAATTATGGGATTCGAATGTAAATGTATTAAATGACTGGGCAAACAATGCGAATAGTTCTGTATTTGATTTTGCATGTTATTATAAAATGAACGATGCCTTTGACGGAAATAATCTGGCATTATTAAATGATGATATGATGTGGAAACGCAATCCGTACAAAGCAGTAACTTTTGTAACCAATCATGATACTGACGAAATCTGGAGCAAAATGTTAGCTTACTCCTATATATTAACTCACGAAGGTTATCCAACAATTTTTTATAGAGATTATGAAGAATGGTTAGACAAGAACAAACTTAATAATCTAATCTGGATTCACAACAATAAAGCAACTGGAACAACTTCTATTTTATATTCAGACAATGATGAATATGTTGCCAGAAGAAACGGATACAACGGAAATCCCGGATTGGTTGTTTACATAAACAATTCTGACTCGTGGCAGGAAAGATGGATTCAAACCAATTGGGCAAATACTCAAATTAAAGATTTTACAGGAAACTCATCTTGGTATCCAACTACTCAAGCTGACAAATGGGTAAAAATACAATGTCCTCCAAGAGGATATTCAATTTGGTCAATTAATCAGTAA
- a CDS encoding peptidylprolyl isomerase, protein MLLKKLQLKTIDYKLVLTMCFLLFFTSIVSAQEIIKDVVAEKPAEPVHGKQKIDGIIATVGDYIVLDSDIDKGYLEISSQGGNIKDITRCQMLGKLLEDKLYAHQAIQDSIIVSDAEVRGMMEERLNYMIQQVGDINKVVEYYKKSSVEEFKTYFADILKEQKLASEMRDKIVKDVEITPEEVRNFFRKIPKDELPTFGAEMEVAQIVVEPKVSKEDKQKVIDRLNAIRKDVLEGSSFATKAVLYSQDPGSAPNGGYYKMTRKTPFVKEFKDVAFSLQEGEISAPFETTFGYHIIMVDKIKGQEVELRHILIAPTVSESALKEAKERIANIRAKIVSKELTFADAARTESDEKETRANGGTLINPNTQDTRFELTKMDPTLYGQVSNLKDDEVSQPLLNTDDKGKKTYKLITVTNRIDEHTADYAKDYTKIKELALKEKQINAIAKWFDTKIKDTYIKIIGEYKDCTFANNWLKK, encoded by the coding sequence ATGTTATTAAAAAAATTACAGCTAAAAACAATTGATTACAAGTTAGTCTTAACAATGTGTTTTTTACTTTTTTTCACTTCAATAGTTTCAGCTCAGGAAATTATTAAGGATGTTGTAGCTGAAAAGCCTGCAGAACCAGTGCATGGTAAACAAAAAATAGACGGTATTATCGCTACAGTTGGAGATTATATTGTTTTAGATTCTGATATTGATAAAGGTTATTTAGAGATTTCAAGCCAGGGAGGTAATATTAAAGATATTACAAGATGCCAGATGCTTGGTAAACTTCTTGAAGATAAATTATATGCGCATCAGGCTATTCAGGATAGTATTATTGTGAGTGATGCCGAAGTTAGAGGTATGATGGAAGAACGTTTGAACTATATGATTCAACAAGTTGGAGACATAAATAAAGTAGTCGAATACTATAAAAAAAGTTCTGTAGAGGAATTTAAAACATATTTTGCTGACATCTTAAAAGAGCAGAAGTTAGCTTCTGAAATGAGAGATAAAATTGTTAAAGATGTAGAAATAACTCCTGAAGAAGTTCGTAATTTCTTTAGAAAAATTCCTAAAGACGAATTGCCGACTTTTGGAGCTGAAATGGAAGTAGCGCAAATTGTGGTAGAGCCAAAAGTTTCTAAGGAAGACAAGCAAAAGGTAATAGATAGATTAAATGCTATTAGAAAAGATGTTTTAGAAGGATCAAGCTTTGCAACAAAAGCTGTTTTATATTCTCAGGATCCTGGATCTGCACCAAATGGCGGTTACTACAAAATGACACGTAAAACACCTTTTGTAAAAGAGTTTAAAGATGTTGCATTTAGTTTACAGGAAGGTGAGATTTCTGCACCATTTGAAACTACTTTTGGATATCATATTATAATGGTAGATAAAATAAAAGGACAGGAAGTAGAATTACGTCATATATTAATTGCTCCAACCGTTTCTGAAAGCGCTTTAAAAGAAGCAAAAGAAAGAATTGCAAACATTAGAGCTAAAATTGTAAGCAAAGAATTGACTTTTGCAGACGCTGCAAGAACAGAATCTGATGAAAAAGAAACCAGAGCAAATGGAGGAACATTAATAAATCCTAATACTCAGGATACTCGTTTTGAATTGACTAAAATGGATCCAACTTTATACGGTCAGGTTTCAAATTTAAAAGATGATGAAGTTTCTCAGCCGCTTTTAAACACAGACGATAAAGGAAAGAAAACGTATAAGTTGATAACTGTAACAAACAGAATCGACGAACATACAGCTGATTATGCTAAAGATTATACTAAAATTAAAGAATTAGCATTAAAAGAAAAACAAATCAATGCGATAGCAAAATGGTTTGATACTAAGATTAAAGATACTTATATCAAAATTATTGGAGAATACAAAGATTGTACGTTTGCTAACAATTGGTTGAAAAAATAA
- a CDS encoding AAA family ATPase has translation MSDVTAIHNLVQKRNELKNEIAKIIVGQDAVIDEILLCIFSGGHALLIGVPGLAKTLMINTLSQALGLDFKRIQFTPDLMPSDILGSEILDENRHFKFIKGPIFSNIILADEINRTPPKTQAALLEAMQERSVTIAGQNYKLDLPYFVLATQNPIEQEGTYPLPEAQLDRFMFAIKLEYPTFEEEVKVVKQTTSDNKVEIRPLFTAQEIIDFQHLIRRIPVADNVIEYAVTLVSKTRPDNALTNDFVKNYLDWGAGPRASQNLILAAKAHAAFNGKFSPDIEDVKAVATGILRHRIIKNYKADAEGITEEVIIKKLM, from the coding sequence ATGTCTGACGTAACAGCAATTCATAATTTAGTTCAGAAACGTAACGAATTAAAAAACGAAATAGCAAAAATAATTGTAGGGCAGGATGCCGTAATTGACGAAATTTTACTTTGTATATTTTCTGGAGGACACGCTCTTTTAATTGGTGTTCCGGGGTTGGCAAAAACGTTAATGATAAATACTTTATCACAGGCTTTAGGTTTAGATTTTAAAAGAATTCAGTTTACACCAGACTTGATGCCTTCGGATATTTTAGGAAGTGAAATTCTGGACGAAAACAGACATTTTAAATTCATAAAAGGACCAATATTTTCTAATATTATTCTAGCTGACGAGATTAATAGAACACCTCCAAAAACTCAGGCAGCTTTATTAGAAGCAATGCAGGAGCGTTCAGTAACAATTGCAGGACAAAATTACAAATTAGATCTGCCTTATTTCGTTCTGGCAACACAAAATCCAATTGAGCAGGAAGGAACGTATCCTTTGCCGGAAGCTCAGTTAGACCGTTTTATGTTTGCTATTAAACTAGAATATCCAACTTTTGAAGAAGAAGTAAAAGTGGTTAAACAAACCACATCAGATAATAAAGTAGAAATTAGACCATTGTTTACGGCTCAGGAAATTATTGATTTCCAGCATTTAATTCGTAGAATTCCAGTAGCAGATAATGTTATTGAATATGCTGTGACATTAGTGAGTAAAACTCGTCCCGATAATGCTTTGACAAATGATTTTGTAAAAAACTATCTGGATTGGGGAGCAGGGCCGAGAGCTTCGCAAAATTTAATTTTAGCTGCAAAAGCCCACGCTGCTTTTAATGGTAAATTTTCACCGGATATTGAAGATGTAAAAGCAGTAGCAACCGGAATTTTACGTCACAGAATTATTAAAAACTACAAAGCAGATGCAGAAGGAATAACTGAAGAAGTTATTATTAAAAAGCTGATGTAA
- a CDS encoding bifunctional aconitate hydratase 2/2-methylisocitrate dehydratase has protein sequence MNIYKDYIQEIEERKNQGLHPKPIDSAELLSEIIAQIKDTNNEYREDSLKFFIYNTLPGTTSAAGEKAKFLKEIILGQSVVAEITPAFAFELLSHMKGGPSIEVLLDLALGNDAAIAKEAAKVLKTQVFLYEADTDRLVEAFKNNNTIAKEILESYAQAEFFTKLPEVADEIKVVTFIAGEGDISTDLLSPGNQAHSRSDRELHGQCMITPQAQQEIKALQAQHPDKSVMLIAEKGTMGVGSSRMSGVNNVALWTGKQASPYIPFVNIAPIVGGTNGISPIFLTTVDVTGGIGLDLKNWVKKVDADGNVIRNENDEPILEQTYSVATGTVLTINIKEKKLYNGDQELIDISKAFTPQKMEFIKAGGSYAIVFGKKLQTLAAKVLDVEAPLVYAPSKEVSYEGQGLTAVEKIFNKNAVGIAPGKVLHAGSDVRVEVNIVGSQDTTGLMTAQELESMAATVISPIVDGAYQSGCHTASVWDKKAQANIPKLMKFMNDFGLITARDPKGVYHSMTDVIHKVLNDITIDEWAIIIGGDSHTRMSKGVAFGADSGTVALALATGEASMPIPESVKVTFKGDMKGYMDFRDVVHATQAQMLHQFGGENVFQGRIIEVHIGTLTADQAFTFTDWTAEMKAKASICISEDDTLIESLEIAKGRIQIMIDKGMDNDKHVLQGLINKADKRIAEIKSAEKPALTPDANAKYYAEVVVDLDLIAEPMIADPDVNNADVSKRYTHDTIRPLSFYGGVKKVDLGFIGSCMVHKGDMKILAQMLKNVEAQTGKVEFNAPLVVAPPTYNIVDELKAEGDWEVLQKYSGFEFDDNAPKGAARTEYENMLYLERPGCNLCMGNQEKAAKGDTVMATSTRLFQGRVVEDKEGKKGESLLSSTPVVVLSTILGRTPTIEEYTAAVDGINLTKFAPSNKSLVM, from the coding sequence ATGAACATTTATAAGGATTATATCCAAGAAATTGAAGAACGTAAAAATCAGGGACTTCACCCAAAACCAATTGATAGTGCTGAATTATTAAGCGAAATTATTGCACAAATTAAAGATACAAATAACGAATACAGAGAAGATTCTCTTAAGTTTTTTATTTACAATACTTTACCAGGAACTACAAGTGCTGCTGGTGAAAAAGCTAAGTTTTTAAAAGAGATTATTCTGGGTCAGTCTGTTGTAGCAGAAATTACACCAGCATTTGCTTTTGAATTATTATCTCACATGAAAGGCGGGCCTTCTATCGAAGTGTTACTTGATTTAGCTTTAGGTAATGATGCTGCTATAGCAAAAGAAGCAGCAAAAGTTCTTAAAACACAAGTTTTCCTTTACGAAGCAGATACAGATCGTTTAGTAGAGGCATTCAAAAATAATAATACAATTGCTAAAGAAATCCTTGAGAGTTATGCTCAAGCAGAGTTCTTTACAAAACTTCCAGAAGTAGCTGACGAAATTAAGGTAGTTACATTTATTGCTGGTGAAGGTGATATTTCAACAGATTTACTTTCTCCGGGTAACCAAGCGCACTCTCGTTCAGATCGTGAGCTTCACGGACAATGTATGATTACGCCTCAGGCACAGCAGGAAATTAAAGCATTACAAGCACAGCATCCAGATAAAAGCGTAATGTTAATCGCTGAAAAAGGAACAATGGGAGTTGGTTCTTCTAGAATGTCAGGTGTAAACAACGTGGCACTTTGGACAGGAAAACAAGCAAGTCCTTATATTCCATTTGTTAATATTGCTCCAATTGTTGGAGGAACAAACGGAATTTCTCCAATTTTCTTAACAACTGTAGATGTTACTGGCGGTATTGGTTTAGACCTTAAAAACTGGGTTAAAAAAGTTGATGCTGACGGAAATGTTATTCGTAACGAAAATGACGAACCAATTTTAGAGCAAACTTATTCTGTTGCTACAGGAACGGTTCTTACAATCAATATTAAAGAGAAAAAGCTTTATAACGGAGATCAGGAATTGATCGACATTTCTAAAGCATTTACTCCTCAAAAAATGGAATTTATCAAAGCAGGTGGTTCTTATGCTATCGTATTTGGTAAAAAACTTCAAACATTAGCAGCAAAAGTTTTAGATGTTGAGGCTCCTCTTGTATATGCTCCGTCAAAAGAAGTTTCTTATGAAGGACAAGGCCTTACTGCAGTGGAAAAAATCTTCAACAAAAATGCAGTTGGAATCGCTCCGGGTAAAGTATTACACGCTGGTTCTGACGTTCGTGTTGAAGTTAATATTGTAGGTTCTCAGGATACTACAGGTTTAATGACTGCTCAGGAATTAGAATCTATGGCAGCTACAGTAATTTCACCAATCGTTGATGGTGCTTACCAGTCAGGATGTCATACTGCTTCTGTTTGGGATAAAAAAGCACAGGCAAACATTCCAAAATTGATGAAATTCATGAACGATTTTGGTTTGATCACAGCTCGTGACCCAAAAGGTGTTTATCATTCAATGACAGACGTAATCCATAAAGTACTTAACGATATTACTATCGACGAGTGGGCAATCATTATTGGTGGTGACTCTCATACAAGAATGTCAAAAGGTGTTGCTTTTGGTGCTGACTCAGGAACTGTTGCTCTTGCATTGGCTACTGGAGAAGCTTCAATGCCAATTCCAGAATCTGTAAAAGTTACTTTTAAAGGAGATATGAAAGGGTATATGGATTTCCGTGATGTGGTTCATGCTACTCAAGCGCAAATGCTTCACCAATTTGGAGGAGAAAATGTATTCCAAGGAAGAATTATTGAGGTTCACATTGGAACATTAACAGCTGACCAAGCCTTTACATTTACTGACTGGACTGCAGAGATGAAAGCAAAAGCTTCTATTTGTATTTCTGAAGATGATACTTTGATCGAATCATTGGAAATTGCTAAAGGCAGAATCCAAATCATGATCGACAAAGGAATGGATAACGATAAACACGTTCTTCAAGGATTGATCAACAAAGCTGATAAGAGAATTGCTGAAATTAAATCGGCAGAGAAACCAGCTTTAACTCCAGACGCAAATGCTAAATATTATGCTGAAGTTGTAGTTGATCTTGATTTAATTGCAGAGCCTATGATTGCTGATCCAGACGTAAATAATGCTGATGTTTCAAAAAGATACACGCACGATACTATTAGACCTTTATCTTTCTACGGTGGAGTGAAAAAAGTAGATCTTGGATTTATTGGATCTTGTATGGTTCATAAAGGAGATATGAAAATCCTTGCTCAAATGTTGAAAAATGTTGAAGCACAAACAGGAAAAGTGGAATTCAACGCTCCTCTTGTTGTTGCTCCTCCAACATATAACATTGTAGATGAATTGAAAGCTGAAGGTGACTGGGAAGTATTACAGAAATATTCTGGTTTTGAATTCGATGATAATGCTCCAAAAGGTGCTGCGCGTACAGAATATGAAAACATGTTGTATTTAGAGCGTCCAGGTTGTAACCTTTGTATGGGTAACCAAGAAAAAGCTGCAAAAGGAGATACGGTAATGGCAACTTCTACGCGTCTTTTCCAAGGAAGAGTTGTAGAAGATAAAGAGGGTAAAAAAGGAGAATCATTACTTTCTTCTACTCCAGTTGTAGTATTGTCTACAATTTTAGGAAGAACTCCTACTATTGAAGAATATACAGCAGCTGTAGATGGTATCAACTTAACTAAGTTTGCGCCTTCAAACAAATCGTTAGTAATGTAA